From Psychroflexus torquis ATCC 700755, the proteins below share one genomic window:
- a CDS encoding pyridoxamine 5'-phosphate oxidase family protein: protein MLDQILKDLKSEVRFGYLKKKHPFRYVSLASIENGAPTQRTVVLRDATDDFDLIIYSDNRSDKVQQLEKNSKASLLFYHPKKLLQIKVEGQVELVRSGKAYEDFWSRVQGKAQKDFITKQAPGTPIDNPDHVDYKDDEHHFCVLKLIPETLEYLQLSRPNHVRARFDKSNQWEGHYLNP, encoded by the coding sequence ATGTTAGACCAAATTTTAAAGGATTTAAAAAGTGAAGTTAGATTTGGATATCTCAAAAAAAAACACCCCTTTAGGTATGTAAGTTTAGCGAGTATTGAAAATGGTGCCCCTACCCAGCGTACGGTAGTTTTAAGAGATGCTACAGATGATTTTGACCTTATCATATACTCAGACAATAGAAGTGATAAAGTGCAACAATTAGAAAAAAACTCTAAAGCGAGCTTACTGTTCTACCATCCTAAAAAACTTTTGCAGATTAAAGTTGAGGGACAAGTGGAGTTAGTGAGATCTGGTAAGGCTTATGAAGACTTCTGGAGTCGAGTACAAGGAAAGGCACAAAAAGATTTTATCACCAAACAGGCCCCAGGAACACCCATAGACAATCCAGACCACGTCGACTATAAAGACGATGAACATCACTTTTGCGTTTTAAAATTAATTCCAGAAACCTTAGAATACCTTCAATTAAGCAGACCAAACCATGTAAGAGCTAGGTTTGATAAGTCTAATCAGTGGGAAGGACACTATTTAAACCCATAA
- a CDS encoding NAD(P)H-dependent flavin oxidoreductase gives MSQNRITSLFGIKYPLIQAGMIWASGWKLASEVSKAGGLGIIGAGSMYPDILREHIQKCKKATSLPFAVNVPMLYPDLDKIMGIIIEEEVPIVFTSAGNPKTWTAHLKSHGIKVVHVVSSVKFALKSQDAGVDAVVAEGFEAGGHNGREETTTFTLLPMVKKDLDIPLIAAGGIATGAGMLAAMILGADAVQVGTRFVASDEASSHINFKNEVLKAQEGDTKLTLKELAPVRLLKNKFYNDIESLYTTSPSKEDLKQLLGRARAKQGMFEGDLQEGELEIGQISGLIDNVIPAKMIVENLIAEFETAKLKASQIEF, from the coding sequence ATGTCTCAAAATAGAATAACTTCATTATTCGGTATTAAGTACCCTCTCATTCAAGCTGGGATGATCTGGGCAAGTGGTTGGAAACTGGCAAGTGAAGTCAGTAAGGCTGGTGGCCTAGGCATCATTGGTGCTGGCTCTATGTATCCAGATATTTTAAGAGAACATATTCAAAAATGTAAAAAAGCAACCTCACTGCCTTTTGCAGTCAATGTTCCTATGTTGTATCCAGATTTGGATAAAATCATGGGAATCATTATAGAAGAGGAGGTTCCTATCGTATTTACTTCTGCAGGAAATCCAAAAACATGGACCGCTCATTTAAAATCTCACGGTATAAAAGTAGTTCATGTAGTAAGCAGTGTAAAGTTTGCGTTGAAATCTCAGGACGCTGGAGTTGACGCTGTCGTTGCAGAAGGATTTGAAGCAGGAGGTCATAATGGACGAGAAGAAACCACCACCTTTACGTTACTTCCCATGGTCAAGAAGGATTTGGACATCCCGCTTATCGCTGCTGGAGGAATTGCTACAGGAGCTGGCATGTTAGCCGCGATGATTCTTGGTGCTGATGCTGTGCAAGTAGGAACTCGATTTGTGGCTAGTGACGAAGCTTCCTCTCATATCAATTTCAAAAATGAAGTCCTCAAAGCTCAAGAAGGCGATACTAAGCTTACTTTAAAAGAATTAGCTCCTGTAAGGCTTTTAAAAAATAAGTTTTACAATGATATCGAAAGCTTATACACAACTTCTCCTTCGAAGGAAGACCTTAAACAATTACTAGGAAGAGCTAGGGCAAAACAGGGAATGTTTGAAGGTGATCTACAAGAAGGTGAATTAGAAATTGGGCAAATCTCTGGATTGATAGATAATGTTATACCCGCTAAAATGATTGTTGAAAATCTTATTGCTGAATTTGAGACTGCGAAACTTAAAGCCAGCCAAATTGAATTTTAA
- the yidC gene encoding membrane protein insertase YidC: protein MEEKKTFDKNSIIGFALIGLILIGVMYMNPNEDIVPEQDNTDQVETNTSTDPVSTSKQTPKRSQENGIASNLQDSVNSELARRDYGAFAYSALQDFAKDDAVTTIENEVIKLEISNKGGQIVEAKMKQYDTYKGNPVYLIKDGNANFNIEFETNDGRVINTSDLYFEPNLTTENGNQVLTMRAKVSDLEFLEFYYGLESEDYMMNFRIRSQGLNSVISSDQANLSWKVKVLRKAKSISYENRYTEIVYLYEDEKDDYTGQGDEAVEEDESIDWIAFKQHFFTSVLLTDTPFEKGKMTSLNLVQDEQIDTVFTKNFLAEVPLKLNNGEFSETMNWYHGPSDFDVLSSYERKLDEIVPLGWGLFGWINRYIFIPFFGFLSSSLPSYGLAIIVMTIVVRIVLSPITYKSYVSQAKMKVLKPEINEINEKFKDNAMKKQQETMKLYSKTGVSPLAGCIPALLQIPVFYALFQFFPSAFDLRQKGFLWADDLSSYDVIFEWDAYIPLVSFAYGNHVSLFPILASIAIFFYTQMTAGQNMQQSSQPGMPNMKVIMYFAPFIMLIFFNNYASGLSLYYFISNLITIGIMLVIKHVIIDDKKILAKIEEKKKKPKKKKGKIGQRFQQIMEQAAEQQKKKQEDKK, encoded by the coding sequence ATGGAAGAAAAAAAGACATTTGATAAAAACTCCATTATTGGATTTGCACTTATAGGGCTAATTCTGATTGGGGTAATGTACATGAATCCTAATGAGGATATAGTTCCTGAACAAGATAATACAGACCAAGTTGAAACCAATACCTCAACAGATCCTGTTTCTACTTCAAAGCAAACTCCCAAAAGATCACAGGAAAATGGAATTGCTAGCAACCTCCAAGATTCAGTAAATAGCGAGCTTGCCAGAAGAGACTATGGCGCTTTTGCTTATTCTGCTTTACAAGATTTTGCTAAAGATGATGCAGTGACCACCATCGAAAATGAGGTTATAAAATTGGAAATTAGCAACAAAGGTGGGCAGATTGTTGAAGCTAAAATGAAACAATATGATACCTATAAAGGCAATCCTGTTTATCTCATAAAAGATGGAAACGCCAATTTTAATATTGAATTTGAAACCAACGATGGCCGTGTCATAAATACAAGTGATCTTTACTTTGAGCCCAATCTTACCACTGAAAATGGAAATCAAGTCTTGACTATGCGTGCTAAAGTCTCCGATCTTGAATTTCTAGAATTTTATTATGGACTTGAGTCGGAGGATTACATGATGAATTTTAGGATACGTTCTCAAGGTTTAAACAGTGTGATTTCTTCCGATCAAGCTAACTTATCTTGGAAAGTTAAAGTTCTAAGGAAAGCTAAGAGTATTTCTTATGAAAACAGATATACAGAGATTGTATACCTCTATGAAGATGAAAAGGACGATTATACAGGACAAGGCGACGAGGCTGTAGAAGAAGATGAATCTATTGATTGGATAGCTTTTAAACAGCACTTTTTTACATCAGTTTTATTGACAGATACTCCATTTGAAAAAGGAAAAATGACTTCGCTAAACCTAGTTCAAGATGAACAGATTGATACGGTTTTTACGAAAAATTTCCTTGCTGAAGTTCCCTTAAAATTAAATAACGGAGAATTCTCGGAAACCATGAATTGGTATCATGGCCCTTCAGATTTTGATGTCTTAAGTTCTTATGAACGCAAATTAGATGAAATTGTTCCTTTAGGCTGGGGATTATTCGGCTGGATAAACAGATATATTTTTATTCCATTTTTCGGCTTTTTGAGTAGTAGCTTACCTAGTTATGGTCTTGCTATTATCGTCATGACTATCGTTGTAAGAATTGTCTTATCCCCTATTACTTACAAATCTTACGTATCTCAAGCCAAAATGAAAGTTTTGAAACCAGAGATCAATGAGATCAATGAAAAGTTCAAGGACAATGCCATGAAAAAGCAGCAGGAAACCATGAAGCTGTATAGTAAAACCGGAGTAAGCCCATTAGCAGGTTGTATTCCTGCCTTGTTGCAAATACCGGTCTTTTATGCGCTCTTTCAATTTTTCCCCAGTGCTTTTGATCTAAGGCAAAAAGGATTTTTATGGGCGGATGACCTATCGAGTTACGATGTTATTTTCGAATGGGATGCCTACATTCCATTGGTGTCTTTTGCGTATGGAAACCACGTGAGTTTGTTTCCTATTTTAGCGTCTATAGCCATTTTCTTTTATACCCAAATGACTGCTGGACAAAACATGCAACAAAGTTCACAGCCAGGGATGCCTAATATGAAGGTGATCATGTATTTTGCGCCTTTCATTATGCTTATTTTCTTTAATAACTATGCGAGTGGTTTATCTCTTTATTATTTTATCTCTAACTTAATTACCATTGGGATTATGCTGGTTATAAAACATGTTATTATAGATGATAAAAAGATTCTCGCCAAGATTGAAGAAAAGAAGAAAAAACCCAAAAAGAAGAAAGGGAAGATTGGCCAAAGGTTTCAACAAATTATGGAACAAGCTGCTGAACAACAAAAGAAGAAACAAGAAGATAAAAAATAA
- a CDS encoding fasciclin domain-containing protein, translated as MKKKIFLSKLILITLVTSFLFACSGDDAAVPIANNPTTFEIISESPDHTILEDLLLSSGLDQALNSGIYTVFAPTDAAFGNIDTSNLSDSQVKNILMNHVVQGAAESSNLITAYLNTLAVESLSGVENNLSLYVNVGTDITLNGKSVVTGPDNLASNGVVHSVNEVITIPDVTTFAIADPTFGTLVDALTLDGQPDFVATLSSFQAPAPFTVFAPTNDAFVTAFTELGVESLTDIDPTILTSILNTHVIANANITSAELESGTIETLGETFELDAPNATLTDQNGRSIAIVVTDVQAGNGVVHVVSSVILPDLNLDPPPSANSVEMTVGNNGASSYFVSEIIGDENVTPLNVANSSWILTEGTRYKLTILGASSHPFELRNSNGDALLSQSNEGSFEADTAVDFQTDGQQFDFTVTSELAAELNKYFCTIHSGMNGMVSVQ; from the coding sequence ATGAAAAAGAAAATATTTTTATCTAAATTAATTTTAATAACACTAGTCACCAGCTTCCTGTTCGCCTGTAGTGGCGATGATGCTGCGGTTCCTATAGCTAACAATCCGACTACTTTTGAAATTATCTCTGAAAGTCCAGATCATACTATATTAGAAGATTTACTTTTGAGCTCTGGTTTGGATCAGGCCTTAAATTCAGGGATCTATACTGTATTCGCCCCTACCGATGCTGCATTTGGAAATATAGACACGTCTAATTTAAGTGATAGCCAGGTAAAAAATATTCTGATGAATCATGTTGTTCAGGGTGCAGCTGAATCTTCAAATCTTATCACTGCTTACCTTAATACATTAGCTGTAGAAAGTTTATCTGGTGTAGAAAATAACTTAAGTTTATACGTCAATGTAGGAACCGACATTACCCTAAATGGTAAATCTGTTGTCACTGGTCCAGATAATTTAGCATCTAATGGCGTGGTTCATAGTGTGAACGAAGTCATCACCATTCCAGATGTAACTACTTTTGCTATAGCAGATCCAACATTTGGAACCTTGGTCGACGCTTTAACCTTGGATGGACAGCCAGATTTTGTAGCTACCTTGAGTTCTTTTCAGGCTCCAGCACCGTTTACTGTATTTGCTCCTACCAACGATGCATTTGTAACAGCATTTACTGAATTAGGTGTTGAGAGTTTGACGGATATTGACCCAACAATTCTAACGTCTATATTGAATACACATGTTATTGCTAATGCCAATATTACATCAGCCGAACTTGAAAGTGGAACCATCGAGACTTTAGGTGAAACCTTCGAACTTGATGCTCCAAATGCTACACTAACAGACCAAAATGGAAGGTCAATTGCAATTGTTGTGACAGATGTGCAAGCAGGCAATGGAGTTGTTCATGTGGTAAGCAGTGTAATTCTTCCAGACTTAAATTTAGACCCTCCACCATCTGCCAATAGTGTAGAAATGACAGTTGGTAATAATGGGGCTTCATCTTACTTTGTGAGTGAAATCATTGGTGATGAAAATGTAACTCCCTTAAATGTGGCTAATAGCTCTTGGATTTTAACTGAAGGGACCCGCTATAAATTGACCATCTTAGGAGCAAGTTCTCATCCCTTTGAACTAAGAAATTCAAATGGTGATGCTCTTTTAAGTCAAAGTAATGAGGGGTCATTTGAAGCAGATACTGCAGTTGACTTCCAAACTGATGGACAACAATTTGACTTTACAGTCACCTCTGAATTAGCTGCTGAACTAAACAAATACTTTTGTACGATTCATTCAGGTATGAATGGTATGGTGAGTGTTCAGTAA
- a CDS encoding 7-carboxy-7-deazaguanine synthase QueE, whose product MQNEKIEDLVQKGVMLPLMEEFYTIQGEGYHTGTAAYFIRIGGCDVGCHWCDVKESWDPERHPPTRIGSIIENAKKYSNTIVITGGEPLTWDMSMLTQGLKDNQLSIHIETSGAYDLTGVWDWICLSPKKNKLPKPEIYPKVDELKVIIFNKHDFKFAEEHASQVGEDCELFLQPEWSVREKMTPQIVEYVMKHPKWRISLQTHKYLNIP is encoded by the coding sequence ATGCAAAATGAAAAAATTGAAGATCTCGTTCAAAAAGGTGTAATGCTACCCCTTATGGAAGAGTTTTATACTATCCAGGGTGAAGGCTATCATACTGGGACAGCAGCTTACTTTATCCGAATAGGAGGATGCGATGTGGGTTGCCATTGGTGTGATGTGAAAGAGAGCTGGGATCCAGAACGGCATCCTCCCACTCGAATAGGTTCTATTATTGAAAATGCTAAAAAATATAGTAACACGATCGTGATTACAGGTGGTGAACCTCTTACTTGGGATATGTCTATGCTCACCCAAGGCTTGAAAGATAACCAACTTAGCATCCATATAGAAACATCTGGAGCTTACGATTTGACAGGGGTTTGGGATTGGATCTGTTTATCTCCCAAAAAAAATAAGTTACCTAAACCAGAAATTTATCCAAAAGTAGATGAGTTAAAAGTCATTATCTTTAATAAGCATGATTTTAAATTTGCTGAAGAGCATGCTTCACAAGTAGGTGAAGACTGTGAACTTTTTCTACAACCTGAGTGGAGTGTAAGAGAAAAAATGACTCCACAAATTGTAGAATACGTCATGAAACATCCTAAATGGAGAATTTCTTTGCAAACGCATAAGTATCTTAATATTCCTTAA
- the guaA gene encoding glutamine-hydrolyzing GMP synthase, whose protein sequence is MQKNVLILDFGSQYTQLIARRVRELNIYCEIHPFNKLPEDLSAFKAVVLSGSPFSCRNPEAPQPDLSQIKGKIPLLGVCFGAQFMAHNFGGEVVGSNTREFGRANLSFIKDKEPLFKGILEQSQVWMSHSDSIESLPDHFIRMASTSDVLNAAYRIEGEDTYGIQFHPEVYHSKDGAQLLENFLVHIAQVPQTWTPSAFVDMTVADLKEKIGDDKVILGLSGGVDSTVAATLLHKAIGKNLHCIFVNNGLLRKNEFDSVLDQYKHMGLNVKGVDATDLFLDALHGVSDPEQKRKKIGNSFIEVFDDEASNVKDATFLAQGTIYPDVIESISVNGPSATIKSHHNVGGLPDFMKLKIVEPLRMLFKDEVRRVGAEMGIDSKLLGRHPFPGPGLAIRILGEITKEKVSILQEVDAIFIDALREWNLYDKVWQAGAILLPVNSVGVMGDERTYEKVVALRAVESTDGMTADWVDLPYNFLQKVSNQIINRVKGVNRVVYDISSKPPATIEWE, encoded by the coding sequence ATGCAAAAAAATGTTCTTATTCTCGATTTTGGATCTCAATATACACAGCTCATCGCCAGGCGAGTTCGTGAGTTAAACATCTATTGTGAAATCCATCCCTTCAATAAATTGCCTGAAGACTTATCTGCTTTTAAAGCTGTGGTACTTTCAGGAAGCCCTTTTTCCTGTAGAAACCCTGAAGCGCCTCAACCAGATTTGAGTCAGATTAAGGGGAAAATTCCACTTCTGGGAGTTTGCTTTGGTGCTCAATTTATGGCACACAACTTTGGAGGTGAAGTTGTAGGTTCTAATACCAGAGAATTTGGAAGAGCCAACCTGTCCTTTATAAAAGATAAAGAACCGCTTTTTAAAGGAATCCTTGAGCAATCCCAAGTATGGATGTCACATAGCGATAGCATCGAGTCCCTGCCAGATCATTTTATAAGAATGGCGAGTACAAGCGACGTCCTTAATGCAGCCTACAGAATTGAAGGAGAAGACACTTATGGAATTCAGTTTCATCCAGAGGTCTATCACTCTAAAGACGGTGCACAACTCTTAGAAAACTTTTTAGTTCATATTGCTCAAGTTCCACAAACTTGGACTCCATCTGCATTTGTAGATATGACGGTAGCTGACTTGAAAGAAAAAATTGGAGATGATAAAGTGATTCTAGGATTAAGTGGTGGAGTAGATTCTACAGTCGCTGCAACTTTGCTTCACAAAGCTATCGGTAAGAATCTACATTGCATCTTTGTGAATAACGGACTACTGAGGAAAAACGAATTCGACTCTGTTCTTGACCAGTATAAACACATGGGGTTAAACGTAAAAGGGGTGGATGCCACAGATTTATTTTTGGATGCTTTGCATGGTGTTTCTGACCCTGAGCAAAAAAGAAAGAAAATAGGAAATTCATTTATCGAGGTTTTTGATGATGAAGCCTCTAATGTAAAGGACGCAACCTTTTTAGCTCAAGGGACTATCTATCCTGATGTCATAGAGTCTATTTCTGTCAATGGGCCTTCTGCAACCATAAAATCACATCACAACGTAGGAGGTTTGCCAGATTTCATGAAATTGAAAATTGTTGAACCTTTAAGAATGTTGTTTAAAGATGAAGTAAGACGGGTAGGAGCAGAGATGGGTATCGATTCAAAACTTCTGGGAAGACATCCTTTTCCTGGACCTGGTTTGGCTATTAGAATTTTAGGAGAAATTACCAAAGAAAAAGTAAGCATATTACAAGAAGTTGATGCCATTTTTATTGATGCGTTAAGAGAATGGAACCTGTATGACAAAGTTTGGCAGGCAGGAGCAATTTTACTTCCTGTAAATTCCGTTGGCGTAATGGGAGATGAAAGAACTTACGAAAAAGTAGTCGCCTTAAGAGCCGTAGAATCCACAGATGGGATGACGGCAGATTGGGTAGATTTACCTTACAATTTTCTCCAAAAAGTATCTAATCAGATAATTAATCGTGTTAAAGGCGTTAATAGAGTCGTGTACGACATTAGTTCTAAACCACCAGCAACCATAGAATGGGAATAA
- a CDS encoding amino acid ABC transporter substrate-binding protein, translated as MKRFILSSILVLAFVNLSAQDLRSYAAEQGEKLQEIASKFQVDLLTLRKLNPSISDLRDISGQLFVVPVQPNFSLNSTVKLISYDVSPKETLYSISKTYNLKVKDLKTYNPFLFERGLDYNDILRIPVYELKDKDLDINQSIKNSEFSTLMHLVLPQETKYGISKKYGLSVEQLEALNPGIDEKEIQPGQFVKIKRPVEIKSFPRPRDENYVYLEVDRENSIQSISENYDVTEYDLLASNPSLKFEGMSEGLILKIPQIDEAEFFKYQKFTFDDKLKYFDTKSIAVMLPLNLERTKIDSVDFGSLLKNSNLLRISLDFYEGIQMAIDSASARGISVNMDVYDTRNDPSHVSQLLTEDFKEYQAVVGPLLDPSLKKVTKYLSRDSVPVISPLVNPKFEFNNLFSTLPKDEAMQELLITYIQKSWSDENMVILTDSISKPIQRKYTYTFPDLKVVNQEDSQYLQKMDIQPHLDSLKTNWFILETENIGIAEATVSFLKSYSRKGYDIRLFTSKRNSFYDDEISNYYLSDLQFTFPSISKSHLASADSQTSNAYYIKHGASPNRYVMRGYDVMMDLLLRLTYAKTLQSSTEIQGYTEHLENKFNYTKNEFSLGYENDAIYLFQYGKDLNIEAIDLSKFLRAGE; from the coding sequence ATGAAAAGATTTATTTTAAGTAGTATTTTAGTGTTAGCCTTTGTGAACCTGAGCGCGCAAGACCTCAGAAGTTATGCGGCGGAACAAGGCGAAAAGCTTCAAGAAATAGCTTCAAAATTCCAGGTAGATTTATTAACCTTAAGAAAGTTGAATCCTTCTATAAGCGACCTTAGAGATATATCGGGACAACTTTTTGTAGTTCCCGTTCAGCCTAATTTTAGTTTAAATTCAACTGTTAAATTAATTTCCTACGATGTAAGTCCCAAAGAGACGCTTTATAGTATTTCAAAGACTTATAATTTAAAAGTCAAAGATTTAAAAACGTATAATCCATTTCTTTTTGAAAGGGGATTAGACTATAATGATATACTTAGAATCCCTGTATATGAACTTAAAGACAAAGATTTAGATATTAATCAGAGTATTAAAAACTCTGAATTCAGTACTTTAATGCACCTTGTTTTACCTCAAGAAACGAAGTATGGAATTTCAAAAAAATATGGGCTTAGTGTAGAACAATTAGAAGCGCTTAATCCCGGCATTGATGAAAAAGAAATCCAACCTGGGCAATTTGTGAAAATCAAGCGTCCTGTTGAAATTAAGAGTTTTCCAAGACCTAGAGATGAAAACTATGTTTACTTAGAGGTAGATCGTGAAAATTCTATTCAATCTATTTCTGAAAATTACGATGTTACAGAATATGACTTATTAGCTTCCAATCCTTCTTTGAAATTTGAAGGTATGAGTGAAGGTCTTATTTTAAAAATACCTCAAATAGATGAGGCTGAATTTTTTAAATATCAAAAATTCACTTTTGATGATAAGCTTAAGTATTTTGATACAAAATCTATTGCGGTGATGCTTCCTTTAAATTTAGAGCGGACTAAAATTGATAGTGTTGATTTTGGTTCCCTATTGAAAAATAGTAATCTGTTAAGAATTTCGCTGGATTTTTATGAAGGGATACAAATGGCTATCGATTCTGCATCTGCAAGAGGAATCTCAGTAAATATGGACGTTTATGATACTCGGAATGATCCCTCTCACGTCAGCCAACTTTTAACTGAGGATTTTAAAGAGTATCAGGCTGTAGTTGGTCCATTATTGGACCCAAGTCTTAAGAAAGTCACCAAGTACCTTTCGAGAGACAGCGTGCCTGTTATTTCTCCACTGGTGAATCCAAAATTTGAATTTAACAATCTTTTCAGCACGCTTCCGAAAGACGAAGCAATGCAAGAGTTGTTAATTACTTATATTCAAAAGTCGTGGAGTGATGAAAATATGGTCATATTAACCGATAGTATTTCAAAGCCTATCCAGAGAAAATACACCTATACATTTCCAGATCTTAAAGTTGTGAATCAAGAAGATTCACAATACTTGCAAAAGATGGACATACAACCCCATTTAGATTCGTTAAAAACTAATTGGTTTATTTTGGAAACAGAAAATATAGGCATCGCTGAGGCGACAGTTTCTTTTTTGAAATCCTATTCTAGAAAAGGATACGACATTAGGCTTTTTACATCAAAACGGAATTCATTTTATGATGATGAAATTTCAAACTACTATCTCAGTGATCTCCAATTTACATTTCCATCTATTTCAAAATCTCACTTAGCATCGGCAGATAGCCAAACTTCCAATGCTTATTACATCAAGCATGGAGCGTCTCCAAATCGCTATGTGATGAGAGGTTATGATGTGATGATGGACTTGCTCTTAAGGTTGACTTATGCTAAAACTCTTCAATCTTCCACGGAAATACAAGGCTATACTGAGCATCTTGAGAATAAATTTAATTACACTAAAAATGAATTTAGTTTAGGTTATGAAAATGATGCAATTTATCTTTTCCAGTATGGTAAAGATTTAAACATTGAAGCTATTGATTTGTCAAAGTTTTTAAGAGCAGGTGAATAA
- the mnmA gene encoding tRNA 2-thiouridine(34) synthase MnmA: protein MKRVVVGLSGGVDSSVAAYLCKEKGYEVIGLFMKNWHDDSVTISDECPWLEDSNDAMLVAEKLGIPFQTVDLSKQYKERIVDYMFAEYEKGRTPNPDVLCNREIKFDVFMDIATSLGADYVATGHYCRKDSIEKNSETIYRLLAGKDDNKDQSYFLCQVSQKQLAKTLFPVGELQKSEVRQIAKSQNLITADKKDSQGLCFIGKVKLPDFLQQKLKSKEGQVIEIDSSHDIFKAEKSAKTDSELITQLKKDSKKLSLKPEFGKVLGTHVGAHFFTKGQRKGLAIGGTKEPLFVIDTDVENNILYTGQGKTHPGLHKKGLWVTNDEVHWIRQDLELKEGDTMEVMARIRYRQPLEKAKLYKMKDELYVIFEDEQTAISEGQFVAWYHEDELLGSGVIA, encoded by the coding sequence ATGAAAAGAGTTGTTGTTGGTTTAAGTGGTGGTGTTGATTCCAGTGTAGCTGCTTATTTGTGCAAAGAAAAGGGGTATGAAGTTATAGGCTTATTTATGAAAAACTGGCACGATGATTCTGTGACAATTAGTGATGAATGCCCTTGGCTTGAGGATAGCAATGACGCTATGTTAGTTGCCGAAAAATTAGGAATCCCTTTTCAGACCGTAGACCTCAGCAAGCAGTATAAAGAGCGTATTGTGGACTATATGTTCGCCGAGTACGAAAAAGGTCGAACTCCAAACCCAGATGTACTTTGCAACAGGGAAATAAAGTTTGATGTATTTATGGATATCGCGACCTCTCTTGGCGCAGACTATGTCGCCACAGGGCATTACTGCAGAAAAGACAGCATTGAAAAAAACAGTGAAACCATTTATAGATTGTTAGCAGGAAAAGATGATAATAAAGATCAATCTTATTTTTTATGTCAGGTGTCTCAAAAGCAATTGGCTAAAACACTTTTCCCCGTTGGAGAACTTCAAAAATCTGAAGTGAGACAAATCGCTAAATCTCAGAATTTAATCACCGCAGATAAAAAAGACTCTCAAGGTTTATGCTTTATTGGTAAAGTGAAGTTACCAGATTTCCTTCAGCAAAAGCTTAAATCCAAGGAAGGCCAAGTGATCGAAATTGATTCTTCTCACGATATATTTAAAGCAGAAAAGTCAGCGAAAACGGATTCAGAATTAATAACTCAACTTAAAAAGGATAGCAAAAAATTGAGTTTGAAACCTGAGTTTGGTAAAGTTCTGGGCACTCATGTTGGAGCTCATTTTTTCACAAAAGGACAGCGGAAAGGCTTAGCTATTGGAGGTACCAAAGAACCACTTTTTGTCATAGATACTGATGTTGAAAATAATATCTTATACACCGGCCAAGGCAAAACTCATCCTGGACTTCATAAAAAAGGCCTCTGGGTCACAAATGATGAAGTGCATTGGATAAGACAAGATCTGGAATTAAAAGAGGGCGATACCATGGAGGTAATGGCAAGAATCCGGTATAGACAGCCTTTGGAAAAAGCTAAGCTTTACAAGATGAAAGACGAACTTTATGTTATTTTTGAAGATGAACAGACTGCCATTTCTGAAGGGCAATTTGTGGCCTGGTACCACGAAGACGAATTGTTAGGTTCAGGTGTAATCGCATAA